The genomic window TAATTCCAGCGCCCCCGCGCCATAATTTTTGCCTCTCAGCTCCGGCAGAATGCAGAAGTGCTCCACATAGACGAAACCCCTCGTCTCCCAGCAGAGAAGCAGTCCGAGAAAGATATCACCGTCGAAGATGAGATTGAAATGATAATCCTCATCGGCTAGGGCGGCGCTCTGGCTCTCCGCGGTACGCCGCTCGTGCAGCGGGAAGCTTTCCGCGTACAGCTCCATCGCCGCGCGGAATCTTTCGTCTTTATCCGTCTTTATCCTTAACAGCTCCATGTTCTATCCACGCCCCACAGTCCGTAATTTCTCAGTTCTGCAAATAGTATATTAGATAAATTTCAAAGTTGACAAGTTAGCATGTGCTAATGTATCATATGTACGTTGGTTAGCTAGTGCTAACAAATGCGGATGAAGGGATGTGTGGCTTATGGTGAAAAACTCTTTGGAGTCGCTTATCGCCTTTCACTGCGCGCCGACTTTGGCG from Cloacibacillus sp. includes these protein-coding regions:
- a CDS encoding GNAT family N-acetyltransferase, yielding MELLRIKTDKDERFRAAMELYAESFPLHERRTAESQSAALADEDYHFNLIFDGDIFLGLLLCWETRGFVYVEHFCILPELRGKNYGAGALELLSRGGKGVILEIDPPADDISVRRKNFYERAGYRANGFEHVHPPYRRGFNGHRLVIMSSPAPLSEEEYKIFARYLSETVMRDEPRG